The genomic window gcAACGTTGTTGTCAAATATTCTGTTGAATATAACAGAAGTTGTCAGTTTGAAGCAATTTGACTTtctttatatgtgtttttgtttctaCAGTGGGTTGTTCAAGGATCAATTGATGTAGACATTGGTGCTAACCCTTCTGCAGAGGGTGGAGATGATGAAGGTGTTGATGATCAGGCTGTCAAGGTTGTCGATATCGTCGACACTTTTAGGCTCCAGGTTGGTAAGCTAGATTGGATTTTTGTCTTCCActgttatagtttttaaatttcttggtATCTAAAATAGTTCTTTCCTGTAAAACTGCAGGAGCAACCTGCTTTTGACAAGAAGCAATTCGTGACGTACATTAAGAGGTACATTAAGTTGCTGACACCCAAATTGGAGCCAGAACAGCAAGAGGTGTTCAAGAAGAACATTGAGGGAGCTACTAAGTTCCTGTTTCCAAAGCTCAAAGACTTCCAATTGTATGTGCAATTCATTCTTTTCTCCATGGGAAATAGTTCTTAAATTCTCGTGATTTAACCTGAATTTTCCTTGGCTACTGTAATTAGTTGAGGTTATAACATTGCAGCTTTGTTGGGGAGAGCATGCACGATGATTGCAGTCTGGTGCTTGCATACTACAAGGAAGGTGCTACTGATCCAACTTTTCTCTACTTTGCTCATGGCTTGAAGGAAGTCAAGTGTTAAACCAGTCTCTTAACAGATAGCCACTGCACAGCTACCTTTGAGATGAATGTGGTCTCTGTAGTATTAGAATTTTAGTATAagcttttcaaaatttatataacATAGAAATATACCGTTGGGACTTTGATGACAGTTTTGGAGTGGCATGTTAAATTCTTTCTTCTTAGATGTTTTCATGGGACAAGGTTTTATTATATACTTTACTTAATGGAGGAATAATTAAGATGCAATTACTTTAATTATTTCTAACTTTAAGATTGTCATAATCATCAATCCAGAAAGATTTATCATGTGAAAATGCTTAATATATCATATGATGTGGTCTggatgtttttttgttcttcataaTCTTTCTCTGTGGTGGGTTTGAGTACAAGCATTAAGAGCTAGTGAAATAAATTTGGCatttgaaaaatgaataattaaagtTAGAAACAATCTTGTGAGGTCCCTTTTTCACTCAATGACACAATTTTTACAAGCTTAATAGTAGACAAAACTAAGAGCTTCATGTTATCAAGTCCATGTCCTGGTGAACAGAACTTAATCAAGCACTGCATTGAAGCTTTGGAAAGATATCGTTGATAAGCCATTCTGCCATATGTTGATAAGCCTTTTGTGTCAAATGAATTCCATCCCAGCTGATGTGCTGATCAGGGTTTGGACAAACTGGAACGCCAAGAGCTCCACACGTTCTCATCAGGCTAAAATTATGATCACCACCAGTCCCACAACAAGCTTTTTGCATCGTCTTCGTATCAAAACCTATTTAGAAAAAGGAAGGAGACGATGCTGTAAGCATTAATTTTGTGCTGGGCCCTGTATAGTTTCTCTACCATTCACAAGGATCTTGAAAAGAAACTCACCAAGAGACTGAGCGTTCTGATAGATCGACATGAATGCTTTGTAATAGTCGCCGTAAACTATGATCACATCAggataatttcttttcaatcctTCAACGGTTTGCTTGAGAAGCTCATTGTGATAACTTGCGAAAGAGTTTAACCCCTTGAGGCAGTGGAACTCATCGTAAGCAGCAGCATCATTGGGGTGGAATTGGCTAAGATAAACCGGGAAGCAACCTATCGGGAAGTTTCCGGGGACAACCACTCGTCTAGCACCGTAACCAATGACTTTCTACAAGATCATATTGAAGAAcattcataaacaaaaacaatatagcTAGAAATTTACAAGGAACAAACTAACATACCTCAACAGCATCCTTTATAGCTTTGACAACTTCAGGAACCAACGCTTTCATTTCTTCAGTGGTTTTGCTAAACATGAAAGCATAGTTATAGTCATTGCCTCCAATCTCCCCAACCATGAAGAGAgatgatttaatttctttagcACAATCTGTGAAACAATAACTGTCAGGCATGATGGTTGAAAaatgattaactattgaaacaTCATATGAAACATGTAGATTACCTTTAGAACATGTTGTGTTAAAATAGGTGAACATCCACTCAAGTTGTGTGCTAAGAGATTCCTTTGTCACCACgttcattatattctttgataaTAAAACTTCTGCAGGCAAGGCAGTTGAACCAGCAACCGCAAAATTCACTCCGCTGCAGCCACCGAAAAAAATTCTTACCGGATTCAAGTAGGCATCAAGATAGGGAAGTTTAGCCGAGCGTGCTGCAATAGTTCAGAGAAAAGTTAACACAATCAAGCAACTTCTACTGCAAAATAGGTTAGAAAGAGACTTATAAACCAGAATTTGTAAGATAATGTAATTTATCATAATAATGTAGGAAATGGACCGCCTTTAACTTGAATAATGCTCTGATATACATTGTAATATTTCTGAACATTTAGAACAAGAAACTTTTTGGATCAAGGCCGCATGGTTCCCCATTAATCCCAACGGTTCAATGTGTCAGATTTTCTTGATGATTAGCATTATTATGCAGATTAAGGCTACGATTTGTTTGGCtggctttgttttttcaagacAAACACAATTTGAAACGTCGTGTAGACAAGCAGGGAACTTACCAATGTAATCAATCATCAATAACCCATTGGAGCATCTACCGGTTGGCTTCGAGAGATTCATACCATAAGGAAACCAAGCATATTGAGAAAGAGGATTTTCTGTAATCAAATTGCCAGTGTCAGCTATAGAATCCCCAAGTTGATAAATTGCTTTAAACCCGCATTTTTGAAGAACATCTACATCATGGCTAAATAcaggaacaagaagaaaatggaaCAAAGAGGAAAGAACAAAAGCACAAACAACGTTGCTGGTAGCCATAACACAAGAGATTTACTATGTGTCCTCAATTTGttaatgaaaagatcaaaggaAATTGTCGtgtatttatactatttttctGCTCACAAAGTCCGGATATTTCTGTCTTTCAGGGAAAAAATGGAAGCTTCTTGCAAGGAATGTGGAGAATACATAGCATTAGCCAGCGGTATCTTTTACAGGTCATGGTGGTTTTCTGTTAATCTTTCTAGAAACATGACCAAAAACACCTCATAATTGGATTCATATCCAATCCAGTTAATAGTCGAAAGATGAAAGGGAAATCTCTGTAGAAGCAACAAGTCGAAAAATGAAAGGGTGGTGTCTTGCATGGTTGTGTCAGGGTGTAAAGAAGCTACGTAATCAAAGTTGTCCTTGATTCCAAGCCGACAACCATTTCTGCTTATTAAAGGTCGTATAGTTTTTGcgtttaaaaatgtatttaaaaaaattaaaattttttatttttttgttttaaattttttattttttttgatatttttagatcattttgatataggctgatatcaaaaataattttttaaaaataaaaaaatattattttaatatattttcaagttaaaaatactttaaaaaacaattaaaatcacaCTTAACCTACCGACCCAGAAAATCCACAACTTCGAGCCGAGATTTAATTTGAactgaaaaaaacattactcGGCATGTTGACTCATCATCTAGTTGTCTCAGCCACCATATCAACAccaagaaattttatttaaaaaaaagaatgagatgaTGTTTATTTGATATAGCCGACTCAATGAGTTTTTCTTTCAAGATGAATTATTGATATCAGTCCTACATTTTGCCTCTATGAACAGAGGACAAAGTGGCTTGACAAGAAGACGATTGTACCATGAGAGAAGCAAGCAAGGTGGTCGGCCTCTTTCAAATATATAACATGGATTTTGGTAATTTAATGGAGTTGGACTCTTATATCAATCCGAATGAATTATTCTTTTCACGAATATAAATCTTTGCCTGCTAAGCAATAGAATAACAAGTTATAAATTCTGTCTTTGGTAGaatatacatgtattttttctattattatgaaatttataaataaaatagttaataaataaaataaaataatcaaaagtgGGGTTAATGTTATCCTTTTGTCTTAGCTGTGTTTGAAAACTATAATCTCTTGATTACAAATTTAGAACACTTTATATACAGGCTCATATCTTTTTAGAAATCCTGAATGTATTATGAACTGGACTAATTAATTAGGTCCCGCGTCGTTTtggtcttctcttttcttttacattCCCATTGTATTTATCTTTCGTTCAATTCCACCTACTTAATGGGActgtttaatatataattcactcgtttactataaaaaaaaaacaaatttataacaCTTTATATACTTGTTTTTATACTGGTGAaccaaaaaaaatgtatatttatatgattataaGTATATtccaatcaataaataaaaagtttttatattaaatattataactttatcatcgaattgaaaaaaaaaaaacccaaatacaACTCttatccttttccttttatccTCATCAGAATCCGACCACCCAAATTCATGTTTCCTTTTTCAGCGTAGCTCGAAAAAATTGCAGCTAGTGAATCCGAGTTTTTTCTGCGGAAAAGACCAGTAAAGCAGCTCTGCTAATTCAGAGCCATTATTGATAAGACTAATGGCATAACAACGGATCAATTCAAGACTAATCTTTCTCTGTGCGGGGTTTGAATACAAGCATCAAGAGCTAGCGAAATAAATTTAGGatttgaaaaatgaataattagAGTTACAAACAACCTTGTGAGGTCCCTTTTGAATTCAAAGacaacaatatttttacaagCTTAATTGTAGACAAAATTAAGAGCTTCATGGCATCAAGTCCATGTCTTGGTGAGAACAGAACTTTCACATCAAGCACTGCATTGAAGCTTTGGAAAGATATCGTTGATAAGCCATTCTGCCATGTGTTGATAAGCCTTTTGTGTCAAATGAACTCCATCCCAGCTGATGTATTGATCAGGCTTTGGACAAACCGGAACGTCAGGAGCTCCACACATTCTCATCAGGCTAAAATTATGATCACCACCAGTCCCACAGCAAGCCTTTTGCATCGACTTCGTATCAAAACCTATTTAGAAAAAGAAGGAGACGATGCTGTAAGCATTAATTTCGTGCTGGGCCCCGTATAGTTTCTCTACCATTCACAAGGATCTTGAAAATAAACTCACCAAGAGACTGAGCGTTCTGATAGATCGACATGAATGCTTTGTAATAGTCACCGTAAACTATGATCACATCAgggtaatttgttttcaatcccTCAACGGTTTGCTTGAGAAGCTCATTGTGATAACTTGCCAAAGAGTTTAACCCCTTGAGGCAGTGGAACTCATCATAAGCAGCAGCATCATTGGGGTGGAATTGGCTAAGATAAACCGGGAAGCAACCTATCGGGAAGTTTCCGGGGACAACCACTCGTCTAGCACCGCGACCAATGGCTCTCTGCAAAATCATGTCCAAGAACATTCATAAACAAGAACAATATAGCAAGAAATTCTGAAAGAACAAACCGAAAACTAACATACCGCAACAGCATCCTTTATAGCTCTGACAACTTCGGGAACCAAGGCACTTATTTCTTCAGTGGTCTTGTTAAACATGAAAGCATAGTTATAGTCATTGCCTCCAATCTCCCCAACCATGAAGAGAgatgatttaatttctttagcACAATCTGCGAAGCAATAACTGTCAGGCATGATGGTTGGAAAAGGATTTAACTATTGAAACATCGTATGAAACATGCCGATTACCTTTGGAACATGTTGTGTTAAAATAGGAGAACATCCACTCAAGTTGCGTGCTAAGAGATTCATTTGTCACAATGTTCATTATATTCTTCGACGATAAAACTTCTGCAGGCAAGGCAGTTGAACCAGCAACTGCAAAATTCACTCCACCGCGGCCACCGGAAAATTTTCTTGCCGAATTCAAGTAGGCACCAGGACAGGGAAGTTTAGCCGAGCGTGCTGCAATTGTTCAAAGAAAAGTCAACACAATCAAGCAACTTGTACTGTAAATGAGGTAAGAAAGAGAGTTAAGAACCTGAATTTCCTAAGATTATGTAATTTACCCTAATAATATAGGAAATGAACAGACCTTAACTTGAATAATTCTGATAGAcactgtaatattttttaacaagaaagTTATCGGATTAAGGCGGCTTAATTGGTTgttggtgaagaagaagaaagtttcagaaaagaaaacaagagaaagggaatagaagcaagaaaattaaacaaacacaaGCTAAATGACACGGAGAGAAATGCTAAACATAGAGAAAATCTGACAGATAAAAATTTACAGGCCCCATCAACGATGTGTCGGATTTTCTTGATGTTTAGCATTATTTTGTAGATCAAggcataaaaatcataaaaaatgaagCCTTTTCAAGTCAAACACAGTTTGAAACTCGGCAGCATTACCGCTTAGAGAAAGAGTGTAATCAAGAATATCGTAACTTACCAATGTAATCAATCATCAACAACCCATTGGAGCATCTGCCTGTTGGCTTCGAGAGTTTCAAACCATAAGGAAATGAAGCATATGGAGAAAGAGGATTTTCGCGAATCAAATTGCCAGTGTCAGCTATAGAATCCCCAAGCTGATAAATTGCTTTAAACCCACATTTTTTAAGAACATTGACTTCACGACTTGATAcaggaacaagaagaaaatggaaCAGAGAGGAAAGAACTAAAGCACAAACAACGTTGCTGGTAGCCATAATTAACTCAAGAGATTTACTACGTGTCCTTAATTTGTTAATGAAAACCAAGGGAAGTAGCTGtgtatttatactatttttctGCCCACAAAGTCCCGATATTTCTGTCTTTCAGGGGAAAAATGTGAGGCTTCTTACACGGAAAGTGGAGAATACAGAACATTAGCCACCTCCATCTTACAGTTTATGGTGGTTTTCTGCTAATCTTTCTAGAAACATGACCAAAAACACCTGATAATTGGATTCATATCCAATCCAGATAATAGTCGAAAGATGAAAGGGAAATTTGTGTAGAAACACGAAGTTTTTGGTGGTTTCTTGCATGGTTGTGCCAGGGTGTCATGCTCGCCAAATATGGTTGAGGTATAGACCGGCTCGTCAAATAGTTACTAAACCTACCTGGCCTCGtagtttaacttaaaaaacCCACACGTCTCCATTCCATTGCGGCCTTGttgctcaaataattttttttttataaatattatctagttttatggtatgaattatatcttttaatttgattattatatcACGTTAAAATTTTAAGAGGAGTCTCCTTACATATAATTATATCtaaggttaaaattttaggttaatCAAAGTTCACAAAGGCCTTGGAAAAATGCCAATGGTATTTTCATAACTTTGTTCAAACTTGTAACTTTGTTaagaaatgttattttattgtgttgtttttttagattgattttttcttgattttatcattcaacaataagtttattggtaatttagcttcataatttgttttgatttgctttatttgGGGTTATTATGGTCTTAATACCCGAGTCATGCATTTGAAAAGTTGACCTATGTTGATTCAATTTGCTGTCgtctcaattttgttttaaaaaagatgttgtcttgaattgttttttagtcaaactatatttttactagttatCTAAGTTGTTTCTGGACTATTTAAGTTGATTAGGTCATATCGGTTCAACTTCCACTTTTTACTTGTGTTTCAAATTTGAATTgcataatttcaagttaatttatctttaaatttgaacataaattatatttattgaattaatattttgaattatatatataataataattcaaatataatatgaaCAATACAATCTTGAAATAGCATGTTgaaacatttcaaaacataaacatagcttttcaattgaaaaaacaaaacatcaatagAAATGGAATTGACAATCTTGTTATAAAGGTGTAAGACCCAGACTTTTGGCCCAAACCCAAGCTCAAGTCAGTTCAAACccaacctaagttaacctaggtATATAAGGAAAAGTTGCA from Populus trichocarpa isolate Nisqually-1 chromosome 5, P.trichocarpa_v4.1, whole genome shotgun sequence includes these protein-coding regions:
- the LOC18098661 gene encoding translationally-controlled tumor protein homolog isoform X1; this translates as MLVYQDLLTGDELLSDSFPYKEIENGVLWEVEGKWVVQGSIDVDIGANPSAEGGDDEGVDDQAVKVVDIVDTFRLQEQPAFDKKQFVTYIKRYIKLLTPKLEPEQQEVFKKNIEGATKFLFPKLKDFQFFVGESMHDDCSLVLAYYKEGATDPTFLYFAHGLKEVKC
- the LOC18098661 gene encoding translationally-controlled tumor protein homolog isoform X2, with product MLVYQDLLTGDELLSDSFPYKEIENGVLWEVEGKWVVQGSIDVDIGANPSAEGGDDEGVDDQAVKVVDIVDTFRLQQFVTYIKRYIKLLTPKLEPEQQEVFKKNIEGATKFLFPKLKDFQFFVGESMHDDCSLVLAYYKEGATDPTFLYFAHGLKEVKC
- the LOC18098662 gene encoding acetylajmalan esterase, with translation MATSNVVCAFVLSSLFHFLLVPVFSHDVDVLQKCGFKAIYQLGDSIADTGNLITENPLSQYAWFPYGMNLSKPTGRCSNGLLMIDYIARSAKLPYLDAYLNPVRIFFGGCSGVNFAVAGSTALPAEVLLSKNIMNVVTKESLSTQLEWMFTYFNTTCSKDCAKEIKSSLFMVGEIGGNDYNYAFMFSKTTEEMKALVPEVVKAIKDAVEKVIGYGARRVVVPGNFPIGCFPVYLSQFHPNDAAAYDEFHCLKGLNSFASYHNELLKQTVEGLKRNYPDVIIVYGDYYKAFMSIYQNAQSLGFDTKTMQKACCGTGGDHNFSLMRTCGALGVPVCPNPDQHISWDGIHLTQKAYQHMAEWLINDIFPKLQCSA
- the LOC127905322 gene encoding acetylajmalan esterase-like translates to MATSNVVCALVLSSLFHFLLVPVSSREVNVLKKCGFKAIYQLGDSIADTGNLIRENPLSPYASFPYGLKLSKPTGRCSNGLLMIDYIARSAKLPCPGAYLNSARKFSGGRGGVNFAVAGSTALPAEVLSSKNIMNIVTNESLSTQLEWMFSYFNTTCSKDCAKEIKSSLFMVGEIGGNDYNYAFMFNKTTEEISALVPEVVRAIKDAVARAIGRGARRVVVPGNFPIGCFPVYLSQFHPNDAAAYDEFHCLKGLNSLASYHNELLKQTVEGLKTNYPDVIIVYGDYYKAFMSIYQNAQSLGFDTKSMQKACCGTGGDHNFSLMRMCGAPDVPVCPKPDQYISWDGVHLTQKAYQHMAEWLINDIFPKLQCSA